A region of the Pseudomonadota bacterium genome:
CGGGCTCATCGCAGTTTGCCCCGGCCGGTTCGGCATTGCCGTTGTCTCACCGCTTCTCGACAAGGCGGGCAACAGCGTGCGTGGGCAGCGCGCCATCACAGACATCGCGAGAGCGCTGGGGGCGAATCCCTACCTCTGTCGCCCGATCGAGCCCAAGCCGCGGTAGCGTTCTCTCGACGCCTTCGATGAGACGCGACGCGGCGTCTGCTCGCCAGGCGGCTCGGCGTTTGACGGGGGGCATGGGCGGAACGTCACGTGGGCTTCACTCCGCTGGTGCGAGGGCGAGGTCGGAGCACCGGGCTGCGGGAACCTCGAACCAGAAGGTGCATCCATGCCCCATCTCGCTCTCGAGGCCGATGCGGCCACCGTGGGCTTCGACAGCGAGCTTGCAGAACGTGAGCCCGAGGCCCGTGGCATATTTCTTGCCGGCCCCCTTGTTGGTGGCTTGACCGAACTTCTCGAAGATCTTCTCTCGCCATTCCGGCTCGACCCCCGGACCGTCGTCGATGATCTCGACCCGAAGAAGGTCTTCCCGCTGGGACAGGGCGACCGTGATGTGTCCGCTGTCTTCGGTGAACTTCACCGCGTTCCCGATGATGTTGACGAGCACCCTGCGAAGCAGGCCGCCATCGCCCCAGGCTTCGGGCGCATCGACCTGCGCGGTCACGGTCATGGTGCGGTTGCCCCGCAGGGCCTGCATGCGACCCATCACCTCCCCGGCGATCTCGGCCACGTTGCAGCGCTCTCGCTCGAGCTTCATGGCGCCAGCCTCGAGCTTGCTGATGTCGAGCAGCGAGGTCACCATCTCGATGAGGTCGTCGGTCGACTCCAGCGAGCTCTCGATGCACTCGTTGAGATAGGGAGGGAGGAGGTCACGTCCTCGCTGCTCCACGATTCTCAGGAAGCCGTAGATGCAGGTCAGCGGGTTGCGGAGGTCGTGCACCACCATGTGCGTGAGATCGTCGCGCATCTTCTCGAGCGCCCGCAGCTGGTCGTTCTGCGCGAGCAGGCGAGCGTTCTGCGCGGCCATCTCGAGGTGCAGGCGGCGAAGCTCCACGTGGGTGCGAATGCGGGCCTGCACCTCGTCGACATCGAATGGCTTGGTCACGTAGTCGGCCGCCCCTGCTCCGAAGGCCCGCACCTTGTCGAGGCTGTTGCCGTGGGCGCTGATGAAGATCACCGGGATCTCGGCGAGCGCGGGGCACCCCTTGATCGCCTGGCAGAGCTCAAAGCCGTCCATGTCTGGCATCTCGACGTCTACCAGGAAGATGTCGGGTGGCGTCTCTTGCGCTCGGGCGAGGGCGACAGCCCCGGATGCTTCGAGCGCGACCGCATACCCTGCGGCTTCGAGCAGGGAGCCGAGAATGCGACGCATGGTGCTGGAGTCATCGATCACCATGACCCGGCCCTGCTCGCTCAGGGGCTGGACGTCATCTTGCGCATGCTCGCTCATTCGGCGGGACTTCGTCTGCGCAGGCGCTGACCCTCCCTCTCCTGGCACAGTAGGAGTTTCGCGAAGGGTTCGTCGAACCCCGCAAGGTGAACCGCGTTGAACTGCCGTCCAGACTTGACATCGCAAGCGCCGGTGATCTGCGTGAGACGTTTCTTGCCGCGTTGCGCAACGGCGCCGCTGTCGAGGTTCGCGCAACCGATGTCAAACGGGCTGACGCGGCGGGGCTGCAGGTTCTTGCTGCATTCTGCCGCGATGCGCGTGCCCGAGGAATCGGCGTGCGGTTCATCACGCCCAGCCTCGAGCTCACCGAGGCCAGCCGGTTGTTCGGCCTCGACTCTCTGCTCGCAGACATCCCGACCGCGGCTGGGGGAGTGACATGATCCGGGTTCTTGCCGCTGACGATTCGGCCACCATTCGCCAGATGCTCTCCGCAACCTTGAGCGAGGCCGGGTTTGAGGTCACGCTGGCCCAGGATGGCCATGAGGCCCTCGAGCGCGCAACGTCTGAGTCGTTCGGTCTGGTGCTCACCGACGTGAACATGCCAGGCCTCGACGGCATCTCGCTGGTGCGGGCTCTGCGCGAACGTGACGCGTATCGGTACGTTCCCATCATCGTCATCACCACCGAGTCTTCGGCTGAGTTCAGGTCTCGGGGTCGAGAGGCGGGTGCCACCGCCTGGATCGTCAAGCCGTTCAACTCGGCGCGACTCGTCGAGACGGTGCGGCGGGTTCTGGCGTGACGCAGGGCGGGCAAGGGTGAACCTCAACCTCGAGGCTTTTCTCGAAGCATTCTTCGAGGAGAGCGCTGAGCTTCTCGCCACGCTCGAGAGTGGGCTGCTGCGCGTCGAGAAAGGCCACAGCAGCGCCGATCTCGTCGATGAGCTCTTCCGCGCGGCGCACACGCTGAAGGGAAATGCCGCCACCTTCGGCTTTCGTGACGTGGTGAGCGTGACCCATCGCCTCGAGACCCTTCTCGCTCAGGCGCGCGAGAGCGGCGGGCGACTCGATCAACGGGCGGTGGGGGTGATGATCTCCACGGTCGATGGGGTGGGCGCCATGATGGCGTGTCTGCGAGAGAACCGAGCGGTGCCCCCCGACGACGTGAGGCGCCTCATCGATGACCTGCAGCAGCTGGGTGACCGTGCCTCGGGGTCACCGCCCGAAGACGCGAACCCTGCCTCCATCGTCCTGCATCCGGGCTGGCGCATCACCCTTGTGCCGCGTGAGGCATTGATGCGCAGGGGCAATGACCCGATTCTCATCTTCAGGGCGCTCGAGAGCCTGGGCACCCTGAACGTCGAAGTCGACCTGTCGAACCTTCCCGGCCTCGACGACCTGCAACCCGCGTCGCTGCACGTTGCCTGGACCCTGGTTCTCGAGGGAGATGTTCCTCGAG
Encoded here:
- a CDS encoding hybrid sensor histidine kinase/response regulator, translated to MSEHAQDDVQPLSEQGRVMVIDDSSTMRRILGSLLEAAGYAVALEASGAVALARAQETPPDIFLVDVEMPDMDGFELCQAIKGCPALAEIPVIFISAHGNSLDKVRAFGAGAADYVTKPFDVDEVQARIRTHVELRRLHLEMAAQNARLLAQNDQLRALEKMRDDLTHMVVHDLRNPLTCIYGFLRIVEQRGRDLLPPYLNECIESSLESTDDLIEMVTSLLDISKLEAGAMKLERERCNVAEIAGEVMGRMQALRGNRTMTVTAQVDAPEAWGDGGLLRRVLVNIIGNAVKFTEDSGHITVALSQREDLLRVEIIDDGPGVEPEWREKIFEKFGQATNKGAGKKYATGLGLTFCKLAVEAHGGRIGLESEMGHGCTFWFEVPAARCSDLALAPAE
- a CDS encoding STAS domain-containing protein, with translation MNRVELPSRLDIASAGDLRETFLAALRNGAAVEVRATDVKRADAAGLQVLAAFCRDARARGIGVRFITPSLELTEASRLFGLDSLLADIPTAAGGVT
- a CDS encoding response regulator, translated to MIRVLAADDSATIRQMLSATLSEAGFEVTLAQDGHEALERATSESFGLVLTDVNMPGLDGISLVRALRERDAYRYVPIIVITTESSAEFRSRGREAGATAWIVKPFNSARLVETVRRVLA